From the Tribolium castaneum strain GA2 chromosome 2, icTriCast1.1, whole genome shotgun sequence genome, one window contains:
- the stan gene encoding protocadherin-like wing polarity protein stan isoform X2, with the protein MIITSSLMVERQSPIHLFLLLYFLHSVSSYLLLIDEKQQPGDVIFNASVYRLGSERKYKINAQRSAPFVESLISVHPANGQVSLLQPLQCDGVYYPSLFTVHIDSTSNRLRDIDYYSLPLRIFILGPKCAEKSDENWEYLHEARRRRSANPFLSQLHPSVKERLTQAKQWISETFASFAIPTTGKWQKICLRQSQFINSVSAFLPRTISEFCSVTFHFVSDERFKIEHSQGDLVASRDECIVEPLWKVTILFSTHCHAIKILNSEHRLKIVYHHQVFNDTDIAKRVRRELRNQSPFFEKPLYVASVLEECDPGVVVTSVKARDPENSPISYSMSSLLDSRTQGMFEIDPKTGTITTKVKLDREMVDVHYFRVTAMDDSFPPRSGTTMLQINVLDANDHAPTFEMNEYDASIKESVSVGSTVITLKATDQDVGKNADVEYSIQSINGGGISSEEEDNKAFKIDPKTGVITTRLMLDRETTEVYTLIVAATDLASPQTARKSSSASVVIHILDDNDNYPQFSERTYTVALDEDIDWTSNPVIAHIKATDADQGNNAAIRYAIISGNTQSQFAIDSLTGDVSLVKPLDYETLRSYRLVIRAQDGGSPARSNTTQLLINVKDVNDNAPRFYTSLFQESIQENAPAGYSIVKVQAYDADEGPNADIKYTIAPRDSIGASTEDFPLTVDSHTGWITTTKELDREDQSKFMFQVIATDQGTPPQSASASVIITVQDVNDNDPVFEPKIYESVVSEDDPPGTPVATVTATDADEDTRLHYELTNGNTRGRFAITSQNGRGVITVAQPLDYKQEKRYILTVTASDSGGRTDTATVYVNITDANNFAPVFENAPYTASVFEDAAVGTTVLVVSATDNDVGLNAQITYSLGEDGDHPAEFTINPQTGAIITTRTLDRETTSGYLLTVTARDGGNPPLSDTTDVEISVTDVNDNYPVFKQAAYSGSVLEDALVGTSVVQVSATDADVGLNGKISYSLSEKDKEDGSFVIDPTSGVIRTNKGLDRESVAVYELEAYAIDRGSPTLSSSVPVTIHIDDINDSPPAFDSDKIVLYIAENSPIGSTVGEIHAKDPDEGVNAIVQYSIIGGEDSQSFSLVTRPGSEKADLLTMTELDYESAKKKFDLIIRAASPPLRSDAHVEIIVTDVNDNAPVLHDFLVMFNNYRDFFPTGPIGRIPAFDADVSDKLHYRILSGNNANLVALNESTGQIQLSPQLNTNVAKMASMEVSVTDGVNEVKAIMQLSVRLITEEMLYNSITVRLNQMTKEAFLSPLLGFFMDGLAAIIPCPKENIFIFSIQDDTDVDAKILNVSFSIRRPDVPKEVYYSPQFLKERVYLNRGILARLSTVQILPFDDNLCVREPCLNYEECLTVLKFGNASDFISSDTVLFRPIYPVTTFTCQCPKGFTGSKEHYLCDTEVNLCYSSPCQHNGTCKIRERGYTCVCAHGYTGANCEVELSDDPCNPSMCKSGSTCSPKNGKSFICEECSLDAGSEHYTSLCELKTRSFTKSSFLTFPSLKQRHRLHLKLRFATQSRNGLLLYNGRYNELHDFISLEIVNDQIQFSFSLGSNVTKAVASIPGGISDGNWHSVTVSYYNKTVTVSIDDCDTALALKHGKELGGKWACAGFAEYHLEPRCASLTETCHRFLDLTGPLQLGGLPSSSNNFQTKNRYFEGCISELQVDYKFVDLNSFVTDNGTTPGCPEKRPFCNPNPCKNGGVCKEGWAMFRCLCPSGYGSKDCSELISQPWHFSGDGTLSFNPLLRPIQLPWLNSLSLRTLQQDTFLMSIQVGQNSSAVISLQNSFLLYSYNGESFSVPTKELSNGDWHHIEITWLGTEIKLSIDYGEHVSVVPFTEKIQGLYIGKILIGGPDNSYSSLNAGYNYLEGCIQDVRIGNHQTTLNRPTVTENVEEGCPAQTDCQNDCPSSSKCVTKWGKSSCDCHDGHVGPLCIPVCNVSPCEFGNCVETTLDPKGYKCHCNSTEFSGEYCENKMAQPCPSSWWGYPVCGPCHCDVEAGYNPDCDKQTGQCHCRENHYQPKGTTKCIPCDCYHIGSFNSQCDHETGQCMCRDGVIGQKCDSCPNAYAEVTLQGCEVVYDGCPRNSASGIWWPRTAFGGEAVESCPKGTHGKASRICDDDSGGWQEPDLFNCTSDRFVDLRQQLSNIERGDLQLNTFVAIKLASDLFKATNVTPVLYGADVLVTFDLVKELLGYETRMHGLNLTHSQDKDYIHNIVHSVGVVLDEKYLNHWIRIKQLTGDGAENLIGFIENYINILSISQHDTYTNPFEIVSPNMVLGLDVVTPESLYGYEPDSIPSLPTDPNFTTERVILPDTSQFLQDTAQKSYGPLVAFPKYNNYLLDKSKFDQTTRILIPLKLLGIKPVEHGELITKHSLPEVGAVVSYAQYKQANSLLPEKYDDSVVRRWGVDITIGSPLISVGVLVPEYVDAVTKTTTPKNIIFEEVKIPEIDLSQQDMFPRKVVVEPEVKVHENDPIYLRSTQPRRKREQSLTRKLLYKSLSGIALKIPVKLQIWLDSNKTLFNERSNPQCVHWSTVRGFGEWSRVGCRTEVVDDWFETFDQKPLVVNCTCNHLTTFAVLVDVVDLEYIPEPSLLEDISSYSCFAISLPLLLAAYLILALIRGLQTNSNTIRKNLVLCVFLAELLYFIALKARRPMVSSDLPCKLVAIGLHYLWLASFFWMLVDALHLYRMLTEMRDINHGPMRFYYSMGYVVPAVVVSLAVGVRAHQYGNYYFCWVSLYESVVWSLVGPICLLVLINLLILIMAIRAAFTLQDHVLGFGNLRTLLWVSVVALPLLGATWILALLAASERHPLLTPFLSAAVLIHAAFSLAGYCFANNRVRQNLIRSIMRCMGKKVPLLETTSVVGVPSTSSQNISGQSRSALAYHSTIDPTRRNIGISTSSTTSRSTTKTSSSPYRSDTHLRHTSTSTSNYNSTSDVPSYMRGFEQETGLHRHRELPEETERRERRADSDSDSDGSEGRSLDLASSHSSDDDESSTRRHRTRGGTRQGYLPNITEHVVSRCGTPPSLNVVTNSQLFPAVQPGYGSRWSSQLPEAYLPNPNVPEVGRWSAETASDNEFCHKTNSPNPLPNPDVTPETCLPTLQSEQYMVRTHYDNHYPNNYISKMMHHENMNFQDYGERGSDIDDKHHMSDKYLFPYTDDPMKAEEDHVTSHNNFMHPSSRIMSPVTNDINNPGMEYHMGSRMGSVLGSMHGSVCGSVRGSPSPLMPPVSMIHSTHPPEPPHWCWEYGINK; encoded by the exons atgattataacgTCTTCTCTCATGGTTGAGAGGCAGTCCCCAATTCATCTTTTCTTACTGCTTTATTTTCTCCATTCCGTCTCGAGTTATCTATTATTAATCGACGAGAAGCAACAGCCAGGCGACGTTATTTTCAATGCTTCCGTCTACCGCCTGGGCTCCGAACgcaaatacaaaataaacgCCCAAAGATCGGCCCCCTTCGTCGAATCCCTGATCTCCGTTCACCCCGCAAACGGCCAGGTCTCCCTGCTCCAGCCCCTGCAATGTGACGGCGTCTACTACCCCAGCCTGTTCACCGTCCACATCGACTCGACCTCCAACCGCCTCCGGGACATCGACTACTACAGCCTCCCGCTCCGCATCTTCATACTCGGGCCAAAATGCGCGGAAAAAAGCGACGAAAACTGGGAGTACCTCCACGAGGCGCGCCGCCGTAGGAGCGCCAACCCCTTCCTCAGCCAGCTGCACCCCTCCGTCAAAGAGCGCCTCACCCAGGCCAAGCAATGGATCTCCGAAACTTTCGCCTCTTTCGCCATCCCCACGACCGGCAAATGGCAAAAGATCTGCCTCCGGCAGTCGCAGTTCATCAACTCGGTCTCGGCCTTCCTCCCGCGCACCATCAGCGAGTTCTGCTCCGTCACCTTCCACTTCGTGAGCGACGAGCGCTTCAAAATCGAGCACAGCCAGGGGGACCTGGTGGCCAGTCGCGACGAATGCATCGTGGAGCCCCTCTGGAAGGTCACGATCCTGTTCTCGACGCACTGCCACGCCATCAAGATCCTCAACTCGGAGCACCGGCTCAAGATCGTCTACCACCACCAGGTGTTCAACGACACGGACATCGCCAAGCGGGTGCGACGCGAGCTGCGCAACCAGTCGCCCTTCTTCGAGAAGCCGCTCTACGTGGCGAGCGTCCTCGAGGAGTGCGACCCCGGGGTCGTGGTCACGAGTGTCAAAGCCCGCGACCCCGAGAACAGCCCCATCAGCTACTCCATGTCCAGTTTGCTGGACTCCAGGACGCAGGGCATGTTCGAGATCGACCCCAAGACCGGGACCATAACCACCAAGGTGAAGCTGGACCGGGAGATGGTCGATGTTCACTATTTCAGGGTGACGGCGATGGATGACAGCTTCCCGCCCAGGAGTGGGACCACCATGCTCCAGATAAACGTCCTGGATGCCAATGACCACGCGCCCACCTTCGAAATGAACGAGTACGACGCCAGTATCAAGGAGAGCGTCAGTGTGGGGTCCACTGTTATCACGCTCAAAGCCACGGACCAGGACGTGGGGAAAAACGCCGATGTGGAGTATTCCATCCAGAGCATCAACGGGGGCGGCATTTCCTCCGAGGAGGAGGACAATAAGGCGTTTAAAATCGACCCAAAAACTGGGGTTATCACGACCAGACTGATGCTAGACCGGGAGACAACCGAGGTTTACACTCTGATAGTCGCAGCCACGGATCTGGCAAGCCCGCAGACCGCCAGGAAATCGTCAAGTGCCAGCGTCGTGATACATATCTTGgatgataatgataattatcCACAGTTTTCCGAACGGACCTACACTGTGGCCTTGGACGAAGACATTGACTGGACCTCGAACCCGGTCATTGCCCATATCAA agCCACGGACGCAGATCAGGGCAATAACGCAGCAATTCGCTACGCCATAATCAGCGGCAACACCCAGTCGCAGTTCGCTATCGATAGTTTAACAGGGGACGTGTCTCTGGTCAAGCCTTTGGACTACGAGACTTTGCGGAGCTATCGACTGGTTATAAGAGCCCAAGACGGCGGGAGTCCGGCAAGGTCGAACACGACTCAATTGCTAATCAACGTAAAAGATGTTAATGACAACGCGCCGAGGTTTTATACGTCGTTGTTTCAAGAGAGTATACAGGAAAATGCGCCGGCGGGATACAGTATCGTTAAGGTGCAAGCCTACGATGCTGATGAAGGGCCAAATGCTGATATAAAGTACACCATAGCGCCGAGAGACTCGATTGGGGCTAGTACAGAAGATTTTCCGCTCACTGTTGATTCCCACACGGGCTGGATCACTACTACGAAGGAGCTGGATCGCGAGGATCAGTCCAAGTTCATGTTTCAG GTCATAGCCACCGACCAGGGCACCCCTCCGCAATCCGCCAGCGCCAGCGTCATCATCACCGTGCAGGACGTGAACGACAACGACCCCGTCTTCGAGCCAAAAATCTACGAATCCGTCGTCTCCGAAGACGACCCTCCTGGCACCCCCGTGGCCACCGTCACCGCCACGGACGCCGACGAAGACACTCGCCTCCACTACGAGCTCACCAACGGCAACACCCGCGGCCGCTTTGCCATCACCTCGCAAAACGGGCGCGGCGTCATCACCGTAGCCCAGCCCCTGGACTACAAGCAAGAGAAACGCTACATCCTGACCGTCACGGCGTCGGATTCTGGTGGACGGACCGACACAGCCACAGTCTACGTCAACATAACCGACGCCAACAACTTTGCGCCGGTTTTCGAAAACGCCCCGTACACGGCCAGTGTGTTCGAAGATGCGGCGGTCGGAACCACCGTTCTGGTGGTCTCGGCGACGGATAATGACGTGGGGTTGAACGCGCAAATTACGTACAGTTTGGGGGAGGATGGCGACCATCCGGCGGAGTTCACCATCAATCCGCAAACAGGGGCGATTATTACGACGAGGACGCTTGATAGGGAGACCACGAGCGGGTATTTGCTGACCGTGACGGCCCGCGATGGGGGGAATCCCCCGTTATCTGACACCACAGATGTGGAAATATCGGTGACAGATGTCAACGATAACTATCCGGTGTTCAAACAAGCGGCCTATTCGGGGAGCGTTCTCGAGGATGCCCTTGTGG GCACCTCCGTGGTGCAAGTCTCCGCAACGGACGCCGACGTGGGCCTCAACGGCAAAATCTCCTACTCCCTCAGCGAGAAGGACAAGGAGGACGGCTCCTTCGTCATCGACCCCACCAGCGGCGTGATCCGCACCAACAAGGGCCTCGACCGCGAGTCCGTGGCCGTTTACGAGCTCGAGGCCTACGCCATCGACCGGGGATCCCCGACCTTGAGCAGCTCAGTCCCCGTGACAATCCACATCGACGACATCAACGACTCGCCCCCGGCCTTCGATTCGGACAAAATCGTGCTCTACATCGCCGAAAACAGCCCGATCGGCTCCACAGTCGGGGAAATCCACGCCAAGGACCCCGACGAAGGCGTCAACGCAATCGTCCAGTACTCCATCATCGGGGGCGAAGACAGCCAGAGCTTCTCTCTGGTCACGAGACCCGGCTCCGAGAAGGCCGACTTGCTCACCATGACCGAGCTGGACTACGAAAGTGCCAAGAAGAAGTTTGATTTGATCATCCGGGCGGCGAGTCCGCCGCTGCGTAGCGACGCCCACGTCGAGATTATTGTGACCGATGTTAATGATAACGCCCCGGTTTTACACGATTTTTTGGTCATGTTCAATAATTACCGGGATTTTTTCCCGACCGGGCCGATTGGCCGAATCCCGGCGTTTGATGCCGACGTGTCCGACAAACTGCATTATCGGATCTTGTCGGGGAATAACGCGAATTTGGTCGCACTGAACGAAAGTACCGGCCAAATACAATTATCACCACAGTTGAACACAAACGTAGCCAAAATGGCATCCATGGAAGTTTCCGTAACAGACGGAGTGAACGAAGTTAAGGCAATCATGCAACTATCAGTCCGACTCATCACCGAAGAAATGCTCTACAATTCGATAACAGTCCGCCTGAACCAAATGACCAAAGAGGCGTTCCTCTCGCCCCTGCTTGGTTTCTTTATGGACGGACTTGCAGCCATAATTCCGTGCCCTAAAGAAAACATCTTCATTTTCAGCATTCAGGACGACACTGACGTTGACGCGAAAATCCTCAACGTGAGTTTCTCCATCCGGAGGCCGGACGTCCCCAAGGAGGTCTACTACTCTCCTCAATTCCTCAAAGAAAGAGTCTACCTGAACCGCGGCATCCTAGCCCGGCTCTCCACAGTGCAGATTCTCCCCTTCGACGACAACCTCTGCGTGCGGGAGCCCTGCCTTAACTACGAAGAGTGTCTCACTGTTCTCAAATTCGGGAACGCGTCCGATTTCATCAGCAGCGATACGGTTCTGTTCCGGCCGATCTACCCGGTTACCACGTTCACGTGCCAGTGTCCCAAGGGCTTCACGGGGTCCAAGGAGCACTACTTGTGCGACACCGAGGTGAATTTGTGTTATTCGTCGCCGTGTCAGCACAACGGGACTTGTAAGATACGCGAGAGGGGGTATACGTGTGTTTGTGCTCATGGGTACACGGGAGCTAATTGCGAGGTGGAGCTTTCGGACGATCCCTGCAATCCGAGTATGTGCAAGTCGGGGAGCACGTGCAGTCCGAAGAATGGGAAGTCGTTTATTTGCGAGGAGTGCTCGCTGGATGCCGGGAGCGAACATTATACGTCGCTGTGTGAGCTGAAGACGAGGAGTTTTACGAAGAGTTCGTTCCTGACCTTTCCCAGCTTGAAGCAGAGGCACAGGTTGCATCTAAAGCTAAG ATTCGCCACACAATCCCGCAACGGCTTGCTGCTCTACAACGGCCGTTACAACGAACTCCACGATTTCATTTCCTTGGAGATCGTTAATGACCAAATTCAATTCTCCTTTTCCCTCGGCAGCAACGTAACAAAAGCCGTTGCCTCAATACCTGGCGGGATTTCAGACGGCAATTGGCATTCAGTCACCGTCTCGTACtacaataaa ACGGTCACTGTGTCAATCGATGATTGCGACACAGCTTTAGCTTTAAAACACGGAAAAGAGCTAGGGGGCAAGTGGGCCTGTGCCGGCTTCGCCGAATACCATTTGGAGCCCCGCTGTGCCTCACTCACCGAAACCTGTCACAGGTTTTTAGACTTGACGGGACCCCTCCAACTAGGGGGGCTCCCCTCATCGTCGAATAATTTCCAAACGAAAAATCGCTACTTCGAGGGGTGTATTTCAGAATTACAGGTCGATTACAAGTTTGTGGACTTGAATAG ttttgtaacCGACAATGGGACCACACCTGGGTGCCCGGAAAAACGGCCTTTTTGCAACCCCAACCCGTGCAAGAACGGCGGTGTTTGTAAAGAAGGGTGGGCCATGTTCCGGTGCTTGTGCCCCAGTGGCTATGGGAGTAAAGACTGCAGCGAGTTGATAAGCCAACCTTGGCATTTTTCGGGCGATGGTACCCTCTCATTTAATCCACTTTTGAGGCCCATCCAACTACCATGGCTCAACTCTTTGTCACTCAGGACGTTACAACAAGACACTTTTTTGATGTCGATTCAAGTTGGCCAAAATAGCTCGGCTGTGATTTCGTTACAaaacagttttcttctttacTCATACAACGGAGAGTCTTTCTCAGTCCCGACCAAGGAACTGTCGAACGGTGATTGGCACCATATTGAGATCACGTGGCTAGGTACCGagataaaattatcaattgACTACGGAGAGCACGTGTCGGTGGTACCATTCACCGAAAAGATCCAAGGTTTATACattgggaaaattttgatAGGAGGTCCCGACAACTCCTACAGTAGCCTGAACGCCGGTTACAACTACTTGGAGGGTTGCATCCAAGACGTGCGCATTGGCAACCACCAAACAACCTTAAACCGGCCCACAGTGACCGAAAACGTGGAGGAAGGCTGTCCGGCACAAACCGACTGCCAAAACGACTGTCCTTCCTCCTCCAAATGCGTGACCAAGTGGGGGAAGTCCTCCTGCGACTGCCACGACGGCCACGTCGGCCCTTTGTGCATCCCCGTGTGCAACGTCAGTCCTTGTGAATTTGGAAACTGCGTCGAAACTACTCTCGACCCCAAAGGCTACAAATGCCACTGCAATTCGACCGAATTTTCGGGCGAGTACTGCGAGAATAAAATGGCACAGCCGTGCCCGTCCAGCTGGTGGGGGTACCCGGTCTGTGGGCCCTGCCACTGCGACGTGGAAGCCGGTTATAACCCCGACTGTGATAAGCAAACCGGGCAATGCCACTGCCGCGAAAACCACTACCAACCCAAAGGCACCACCAAGTGCATCCCGTGTGATTGCTACCATATCGGGTCATTCAACAGCCAGTGTGACCACGAGACCGGGCAGTGCATGTGTCGGGACGGGGTTATAGGCCAGAAATGCGACTCCTGTCCCAATGCGTACGCCGAAGTGACGCTGCAAGGGTGCGAAGTGGTGTACGACGGCTGTCCCCGGAATTCTGCAAGCGGGATTTGGTGGCCGAGGACAGCTTTCGGAGGGGAAGCGGTCGAGAGCTGTCCGAAGGGGACACACGGGAAGGCCTCCCGGATTTGCGATGATGACTCCGGGGGGTGGCAAGAGCCGGATTTGTTCAACTGTACCTCGGATCGGTTTGTGGATTTGAGACAGCAGTTGAGTAACATCGAGAGGGGGGATTTGCAGTTGAATACTTTTGTTGCGATTAAACTAGCCTCGGATCTTTTCAAAGCGACTAATGTCACGCCAGTGTTGTATGGGGCCGATGTTTTGGTCACGTTTGATTTGGTGAAAGAACTATTAGGGTATGAAACGAGGATGCATGGACTCAACTTGACGCATAGTCAAGATAAGGACTACATACAT aataTTGTACATTCGGTTGGGGTGGTTTTAGATGAGAAATACCTAAACCATTGGATAAGAATTAAACAACTGACCGGGGACGGGGCTGAAAATCTTATCGGATTCATCGAAAATTATATCAACATTCTTTCAATTAGCCAACACGACACGTACACTAACCCATTTGAAATCGTTTCACCAAACATGG TGCTGGGTTTGGACGTGGTGACGCCCGAGTCGCTCTACGGCTACGAACCCGACTCGATCCCTTCCTTGCCAACGGACCCCAACTTCACCACCGAGCGTGTCATCCTCCCCGACACCTCCCAGTTCCTCCAAGACACCGCGCAGAAGTCGTACGGTCCCCTTGTTGCTTTCCCCAAATACAACAACTACCTCCTTGACAAAAGTAAATTCGACCAAACCACCCGCATCCTAATCCCGCTCAAACTCCTCGGAATCAAACCCGTGGAACACGGCGAGTTGATCACAAAACACTCACTCCCGGAAGTTGGCGCTGTGGTCAGCTACGCGCAGTACAAACAAGCAAACTCGCTACTTCCCGAAAAATACGACGATTCGGTCGTCCGGAGATGGGGAGTGGATATCACAATCGGGTCGCCGTTGATTTCAGTCGGGGTGCTAGTCCCGGAGTACGTCGATGCAGTCACGAAGACCACAACTccgaaaaatattatttttgaagaagtTAAAATACCGGAAATTGATTTGAGTCAACAGGATATGTTCCCGAGGAAGGTTGTGGTCGAGCCGGAAGTGAAGGTACACGAAAATGACCCGATTTATCTGAGGTCGACGCAGCCAAGGCGGAAAAGGGAGCAAAGTTTGACCCGGAAGTTGCTATACAAGAGTTTGTCAGGCATTGCCTTGAAAATTCCAGTCAAGTTGCAGATTTGGCTGGACTCGAATAAAACGCTGTTTAATGAACGGTCGAATCCGCAGTGCGTCCACTGGTCGACTGTTCGAGg ATTTGGGGAGTGGTCACGTGTCGGGTGCCGGACGGAAGTCGTCGACGATTGGTTTGAAACCTTCGACCAGAAACCACTAGTCGTAAACTGTACCTGCAACCATCTGACCACTTTTGCGGTTCTAGTGGACGTTGTCGATTTAGAA TACATCCCCGAACCTTCACTACTCGAAGACATTTCAAGTTACAGCTGTTTCGCTATTTCTCTACCTCTCCTCCTCGCCGCCTACCTCATTCTAGCTTTAATCCGAGGCTTGCAAACGAATTCCAACACAATACGGAAAAACCTCGTACTCTGCGTATTTCTCGCCGAATTATTGTATTTCATAGCGTTAAAGGCGCGCCGACCTATGGTCAGCAGTGAT CTTCCATGTAAACTGGTAGCTATTGGTTTACACTACTTGTGGCTCGCCTCGTTCTTTTGGATGCTGGTCGATGCTTTACACTTGTACAGGATGTTGACGGAAATGCGTGACATTAACCACGGCCCCATGCGGTTCTACTACAGCATGGGCTATGTGGTGCCTGCGGTTGTTGTGAGTCTGGCTGTAGGGGTACGAGCCCACCAGTATGGCAACTACTACTT TTGTTGGGTGTCGCTTTACGAAAGCGTAGTTTGGAGTCTCGTCGGCCCGATCTGTCTCCTAGTTTTGATCAATTTACTGATTCTGATCATGGCAATAAGGGCCGCGTTCACGTTACAAGACCACGTCCTTGGGTTTGGCAACTTGAGGACGTTGCTTTGGGTCTCAGTGGTCGCTTTACCCCTCCTGGGGGCCACTTGGATTCTTGCGCTGTTGGCAGCGTCCGAAAGACACCCACTTTTGACACCGTTTTTGTCCGCTGCTGTCTTGATACATGCGGCGTTTTCGCTCGCTGGTTATTGTTTTGCAAATAACCGCGTCCGCCAAAATTTGATCAG GTCTATAATGCGTTGTATGGGGAAGAAAGTGCCGTTGCTTGAGACCACATCAGTGGTGGGGGTTCCGAGTACGAGCAGTCAGAACATAAGCGGCCAATCG AGGTCCGCTTTGGCCTACCACTCAACCATCGACCCAACTCGCCGCAACATCGGCATTTCCACCTCCAGCACAACTTCGCGTTCGACCACCAAAACCAGCTCCAGCCCCTACAG GAGCGACACCCATTTGCGCCACACCAGTACCAGCACTTCGAACTACAACTCCACAAGTGACGTCCCGTCATACATGCGCGGCTTCGAGCAAGAGACGGGACTTCACCGCCACCGGGAACTACCGGAAGAGACCGAACGGCGCGAGCGCCGGGCCGACAGCGACTCCGACTCGGATGGTTCCGAGGGGCGGAGCCTCGACCTAGCCTCGAGTCACTCCAGCGATGACGACGAGTCCAGCACTCGGAGACACCGAACCCGGGGAGGTACCCGCCAGGGGTACCTTCCGAACATAACCGAGCACGTGGTTTCACGCTGTGGGACTCCCCCGTCGCTCAATGTGGTCACCAACTCGCAGTTGTTCCCCGCCGTTCAGCCAGGGTACGGCTCCAGGTGGTCCAGTCAGCTGCCCGAAGCCTACCTACCCAACCCGAATG TTCCAGAGGTGGGGCGGTGGTCGGCTGAGACAGCCTCCGACAACGAGTTCTGCCACAAGACCAACTCGCCCAACCCCTTGCCCAACCCCGACGTCACCCCTGAAACATGCCTGCCAACGTTACAGTCGGAGCAGTACATGGTGCGCACCCACTACGACAATCATTACCCCAACAACTACATATCGAAAATGATGCATCATGAGAACATGAATTTCCAGGATTATGGCGAACGCGGGTCCGACATCGACGATAAGCACCACATGAGCGACAAATATCTATTTCCGTACACAG ACGATCCGATGAAAG CGGAGGAGGACCACGTGACGAGTCACAACAACTTCATGCATCCCTCGAGCCGGATAATGTCGCCGGTGACCaatgatataaataatccAGGGATGGAGTACCATATGGGTTCGCGCATGGGTTCGGTGCTCGGATCCATGCATGGGTCCGTTTGCGGTAGCGTTAGAGGTTCGCCTTCGCCTCTAATGCCGCCCGTGTCCATGATCCATTCGACCCATCCGCCGGAACCACCCCA CTGGTGTTGGGAATATGGTATTAACAAATAA